atctgtttggtccaatgaataCTAGTAGTTTGGGTGGAAAAAGGTATACTCTtgtgattgttgatgagtattccagatttacttgggttattttcttggctgcaaagagtgatgctcctgaagaaatcatcaggTTGATCAAAAGAGAGCAGGTTCAAAAGGGTATTCTTGTTAAACagttaagaagtgatcatggtactgagttcaaaaatgttactttaattgatttttgtgaagaatctggaattggtcaaaacttCTCTGCTGTAAGAactcctcaacagaatggagttgctgaaagaagaaacagaaccctTATTGAAGCAGCTAGAACTATGCTATGTCAATCGAATGTAGCTTTaaggttctgggctgaagctgtaaacacagcatgttacactcaaaataggtcactgattgtgaagaaacatggtaaaactccttatgagttatatcacaaaaaggtgcctactattcattattttcaagtttttgggtgtaagtgctacattttaaatcaaagagatcagcttgataagatgaagccaaagtctgatgaaggtatttttatgggatattcttctgtatctaaagcttatagagtttacaatcagaggagaatgaagattgaagaatctatcaatgtttcttttgatgaaagcTCCTTAGAAATGGATCAATCATCCAATTCTGAGAATTCTGCACTTGAAGAAATGTCTAAGTTAATTTCAGAGAACattgttcagactctggattcagagtctgagtctgaTGAACAGTGGTcagactctaaaaatattattgctGAAGGTGTTCATACAGAAGAATCTACACAAGAAGAAGAGATTGTTGTTAATCAAGAGAGTGGCCAATCATCAGATACCACCTCAGATCCCATTGTACctatcagaagatcttcaagaagcATAGTTCATCCAAAGCATCTTGATGATTATGTTGTGGATACTACAGGGTTACCCAAGACTAGTTCTTCTAATCAGGCTGCTGTGTCTGAATCTGCCATAGCTAATTTCTGTTTGTTTTCAAGTTTTCTTTCACTTATTGAGCCTAAGAAGATTGATGAGGCACTAGGTGATGATGACTGGaatgaggctatgactgaagaacttacagagtttgaaaggaatgaagtatgggaattggttccaaagcctgaTGATAAAACTATCATTGGCACAAAATGGGTATTCAGGAACAAGgtggataaagatggtattgttatcagaaataaggcaaggttggttgctcaagggtacagGCAAGAAGAAGggatagattatgatgagacttttgctcctgtggctagaattgaagctatcagattgtttttGTCTCATGCTGCTCACAAAGGGTTTAAGGTatctcaaatggatgtgaagagtgctttcttgaatggagttttgcaagaagaggtgtatgtgaaacaacctcctggttatgTAAGTAAGAAATTTCCAAAACATGTTTACAAATTGAAAAaggcattgtatggtctgaagcaagctccaagagcctggtatgataccttgtcaacatttcttctagaaaataatttttccagaggagctattgacaagactttgtttgtcaaaaaggacaaaggtgatgtgctacttgttcaaatttatgtagATGACATTATATTTGGGTCTACTAATCCTAACTTGGGAAAATGGTTTTCTGATATTATGTCAAaagagtatagaatgagtaatttgtgtacattaaactattttcttgggttgcaaataaaACAAAGTTCTGAGGGTATTTTTATAAACCAGAGTAACTATATTGCTAACATGTTAGACAAATATGGTTTCAAAAATTGTTCTTCTATAAGAACACCAATGAGCATTTCTGAAAAACTTGATAAGGATGAGTCTGGTaaactcacttgtcaatcaacctatagaggtttgattggatctttgttatacttaactgcaagtagacctgatataatgtttgctacatgtctttgtgcacgttaccaatctgaCCCTAAGGAGTCTCATTACAAAGCTGTGAAAaggatttttaggtacttaaaaggtacccctaacctgggtctttggtatcccaaagactcagggtttgatctaattggttacacagatgcagactatgcaggttgcaagttAGATAGgaaaagcacttctggtggatgtcaattgttAGGTGGAAAACTGGTTAGCTGGTCTAGTAAGAAGCAAAACTCTGTTGCTACTtctacagcagaagctgaatatgttgctgcaggaagctgctgtgctcaattactttggatgcaacatcaacttttggattttgggttgaCATTGTCCAACACTCCAATCATGTGTGACAATgagagtgcaattgctattactgagaatccagtgtttcactcaagaacaaagcacattgaaatcagacatcattttataagggattgtgttgaaaagggcaaagtgtATTTGAAGCATATTGGTACaaaggatcaattggcagatatttttactaaggcacttaatgaagaaaggcatttttatcttcttggacaacttggaatgttaaatccatctagTGAAATGTTGTCTAGTGATGACTCTTCCGGAGTCTGATGTTTTAATGAGTCTGGATGAGGTAATGCTATTTCAGAGTCTGAGATGGTGTGACTCTGGTGTATTTTTGATGTAATTTTGTGTAAATTATTTTCTATCTTgagtcaaataaagtttttttttttcttgttcTGTTTTAGGTAAgtttatttttctttattctatttcttataatAAAAGGGTCAAAACTGTAACTTTTTGAGGAGGTAAATGGTAAAATTTTTGGCGGTGTCAGAATTATTTAATAgggtttaaattttaaattttttttgtcaAATCAGTCGATCATCTCAAAACCCTCATCTGTTTTTCGAAATTCTCTTGCGATTACAATGGCGAACATGAAATTCATCCCTTTTGTTCTGGAACCAACTGAAAGGATGCATCGAGCAAAGGATTTTAGAGGTAATAAGGAGGTACAGGTATCGGTGAACAATAGGGTAGCTTGTGGTAGAATTCCAGAAGGGTTTGCTAATGAGGGATATGAGGAATTGATGCTGTTTATGAGGAATCATCCTTTGAAGGATGCCTTCTTTAAGACAACGGTGATGTATCCTGAGATGCTGGCTGAGTTCTGGTACACTTGTAATGGGAACAGAGAAGCAAGGTCAATTACTGGTACTTACAGGAATGGTAACAACACCTTAAcaattactgaaaatcatttaAGGGCTGCTTTAAACCTTCCTTTTAATGAGAATTTTGTTCGAACAGCAGCAAAATCTGCTGTACGAAATTGTTTTAACCTAGTTGGTCAGCCCTTAACCAATTCTAGTGTCAAAATCAGTATGTTCAGTCCAAGGTGGATGTTTCTATTGTCAAATATAATCAGAAGTTTGAGTTTTAAATGTGGGAGTCTAACTGAAATAAATGATTTTGAGGCTCATATTTTTGATGCCATGGTAACAGGGAGAAATATAGACTTTGCACGTCTGTATTTTAATGAACTCTTAGTGCTTACTGAAAAACCTTTAAGAGATCACAATGTGCCATTCATAAGATTTATGAGTCTAATGTTTGAACAAGCAATGACACCAATTTTGTACAATGGTTTGCAAACTTTTAATGTCTATGAGTACAGGTATTTACCTGAATGCAGTGTCAAAATGTTTCATAGGCACATTGTTGATGGTCAAGAAGTCCCTCTTACAGCTgctatgatgcattgggtcaatttgggccgtgcagaccaacctgcagatCCTGAGCAATCAGAATCTGAAGGGGCATCTTCTTCAGGATCTGAGCAATCAGAATCTGAAGAAGGTCACAACAATGGTCAACAACATTCAACAGAATCTGAACATTCAGTTTCTACCCCCCCAATTACTCCACCCCATATTGTCAATCAAACAGAGCAGGCTGAAGATATGGTTGAAGAAACACCACTTCAAtctaacccatcttcacccactgctACTGAGCAAATATCTTCATCAAAcaaccttatgaactcaccagttcataCAGAGAATACCACCATACTTGAACCCTTAGATGATTCAGCACCTGTGAATTCACCATTACAATTCACTAGGCAAGATGGTGCTAGTACTGTTtcttcacctctgctagaggttgttgCAAGCAGTGCTTTGACCTTAACCAAACCTGATAGGTTAGTTAACTTGGATACCCACATTACAGTTACTGATGCAACCCCCTCAGTTAACTTACAAACAgaggtcccaatcctggactcatcaAACCAAATTCAACAACCTACTGAAATGGCCAAACCTACTTCTACCTCAGACTTAAGTCTGTCACTACCTTTCCAGAGCATGTCATCCTTACACactcttgcacaggctgccaatgccacactcatgtcacagggtgtgGTACAGGCCTCAACACCTTCTTTATCCAAGGATTGCTTTTCTTCACAACAGGAAAGTCATGAGGATATACCAACCATACCCACATCTATTGACACTGCAGGTCAGACTGGGGCACCAGTTGAATTGGTTGGCTTGAATAAGGCTTTGACTAATTTGACTAAGAAGTTTGATGACAAACTATCTGTTGTGCAGTCTGATCTTTCtaaaaactttaataataattttgtttcaaaaTCAGAGTTGATGGAGGTGAGGAGGTTGGTTGGGGAGTTGCAGGGTGGTGCTGGTAATTCAAATTCTGTGGTGATGTTTAATGACAGGTTGGATGTATTGGAAAAGAAAGTTGATGGGGTAGAAAGTTGTTTTACAGGGTTTGCTTCTGATTTGGTTACTTTAAAAAATCAACAAGCTGAAATCTGGGAAATCATATCTTCTCTTCAggtggatgatgtcaaaaagggggagaaaagaaagagaGTTGATGATGCAGAGGTTGCTGGTGATAAGAATAAGAGAGCTGCTGTTGAGGGGGAGAATCAAATTGAGGGGGAGCACATTGTTGTTGATGAGGTTGTGGTTTCAGAAAATGTGGTTGAGAATGTTACTGTTGGTGATGAAATTGTTGCTGGTGGTGTTAAGGATAAGGGTAAAAATGTTGCAGCTGTTGGTGAGATGATTGCAGAATCTGCTGGTGATATTTCTGAAAATCCTGCGGTCTTGAATGATCTGAGAGCTAAGTTGAATAAAAGGTTTAGATTTAGAAGGTATGAAGGAGAAGTGTTGAAGGTTGAAATTGATAGGACTGAGTATGATGGAGTGTGTTTGTTtctgactttatctcatgcttctgaTAAAAGATTAAGGGTGAAGTTGAATCAAATATTGAGGTTAGGATTTTGTGAATGGAGAGGAATTGCATTTGGTTTGAGAGGTTGTGAAGGTGACAGGGTGATTTTAAGTGAGGTGTTTAAGAGGATTTTTATGTTTGTGCATCTGgtgtttgaagaagggtttatTAGTTTGAAGGATTATGAAGTTTTCTGTGAAGCCTTTAatttgagaaagaaagaaagaagggtcAAGAGGATAGTTGATACATATGCTGTTCCTGAACATATGGAGTTTATAGATGATTTttatgttgagtatttggatgcATTGCTGGTTAAAACTTCTAATGGAAGGAGAATGTTGATTAGAGTGGATCAGTTTGAGGATGCTAATATTGAGCTGCTATTAAGTTTGATGACAAGGTGTGAATCTCTGCAGACCTTACCTTTTCGAAGAAAGTTGTTGATGCACTTGTACAGCAAGATCAGTATGATGAAGAAGATCTCACACATGAAGCATAAGTGCAAGCTGATTGAAAGAGAGGTCAAGAAGTTGATGGGTTAGTAGCTTGaattgttttgacatcatcagatagggggagattgttgggaaagttaatctgatgagtcaaagtattttgcagattttagagtctgatgatgttagagtctgaggagcagatgatgttagagtctgaagttttcaaaagtcaactgccgaatgatttcttgttgataaagccatttgaagattctggaagatctcttttatatttagaagatatatgatgatgcgtttttgtgtttatcttccagaattaatctccttaagtttagctttgatccttgtatatcttttcctattttgtagagtagtttgttaagaaaccaaatctggaagatttggttcttcttgtataaatacacgtttatgtttgcagtttttatatacatatcaaaaacacgattgtgcttaatatattattggttttcttctaattcgtgttctcttaattttctgcactttaattcctattgtttgtgtgaaattaagagtctggtgttcatagttgaattactgtgaactaataaaaACTAACAAAAATGGTGGTAATGAACCAAGTTCATAAATCCTCATTCTTTTTTGCAATTCCATCCATTCCTCGATTTTTCTCGTGTATTCGCCCGCACGCCATCGGTCCAAGTCCATTACCATTACTCCGGTATTAAAATAACACGGTTTTCGGTCATCAAATGTGGAAGATAATGAAGGGTTTGACCAAAAAGTTGGAGTGAAATAGAAGGTGAAATTTGCATTGCAATATTCGGGTGCGGCTAGAATGGAGTCACCGAGGGGAGTGGCTGCAAGTTTTGCAATGTCATCGACTAGTACTAAATCTGAGTCGAGGTACACGACTTTTTTGACGTGTAAGGGGAGTATGTTAGCGAGGTAGCTTCTAGCGTAGTTTAGTGGACAATCGAGGGCGGCACGAATAGAGGTTGATATTAGCCCGGATACTAGGGAATCCTCGAACGGGTAGACGTCGAATCTGAGATAAGGAAATGAGTTGGCAATTGTCTCGCGCAAGAGAACTGGTGACGCGACATGCCTGCGCGCCAATAAAGttaattaatttaaaaaataatCATGTAAAAATGTTAAAGGAAGGAATTTTGAGTGGGGTTCAATGAAGCCCACTCTACTATACCTGACTCTGCCCGTATTAGGCATGGACGTATTGGAGGATGAAGTGACAAAATGGAACATAATATTTTCCGGACACGTGGAGTGTTGAAGGATGGAGATTATAGCGGCCATTGATCCGCGAATGTAGGCGGCGTCAAGGGTCATGGCGACATGAACGGTAGGATCGTGTTCGATGGTGGAAGCATGGGTTTGGATGATTGAAGGGCATTCTTGAGAATTGTAGAATTGTGGGGCTTCTTTAAATTGTTTCGAAATTGTGGTGGCAGCGGTGGTAG
This window of the Rutidosis leptorrhynchoides isolate AG116_Rl617_1_P2 chromosome 7, CSIRO_AGI_Rlap_v1, whole genome shotgun sequence genome carries:
- the LOC139857031 gene encoding probable galacturonosyltransferase-like 1, whose translation is MRMLLVVLALLLVLVIFAPTAATTISKQFKEAPQFYNSQECPSIIQTHASTIEHDPTVHVAMTLDAAYIRGSMAAIISILQHSTCPENIMFHFVTSSSNTHVASPVLLRETIANSFPYLRFDVYPFEDSLVSGLISTSIRAALDCPLNYARSYLANILPLHVKKVVYLDSDLVLVDDIAKLAATPLGDSILAAPEYCNANFTFYFTPTFWSNPSLSSTFDDRKPCYFNTGVMVMDLDRWRAGEYTRKIEEWMELQKRMRIYELGSLPPFLLVFIIFAGNIAPVNHRWNQHGLGGDNFRGLCRDLHPGPVSLLHWSGKSKPWVRLDAERPCPLDALWAPYDLLKPPFSFDS